Proteins encoded by one window of Antechinus flavipes isolate AdamAnt ecotype Samford, QLD, Australia chromosome 4, AdamAnt_v2, whole genome shotgun sequence:
- the RPS6KB1 gene encoding ribosomal protein S6 kinase beta-1 isoform X3, which produces MDHGGVGPYEIGMEHCEKFEISETSVNKGPEKIRPECFELLRVLGKGGYGKVFQVRKVTGANTGKIFAMKVLKKAMIVRNAKDTAHTKAERNILEEVKHPFIVDLIYAFQTGGKLYLILEYLSGGELFMQLEREGIFMEDTACFYLAEISMALGHLHQKGIIYRDLKPENIMLNHQGGDNSKQFYSHVKLTDFGLCKESIHDGTVTHTFCGTIEYMAPEILMRSGHNRAVDWWSLGALMYDMLTGAPPFTGENRKKTIDKILKCKLNLPPYLTQEARDLLKKLLKRNAASRLGAGPGDAGEVQAHPFFRHINWEELLARKVEPPFKPLLQSEEDVSQFDSKFTRQTPVDSPDDSTLSESANQVFLGFTYVAPSVLESVKEKFSFEPKIRSPRRFIGSPRTPVSPVKFSPGDFWGRGASASAATTQTPVDYPMETSGIEQMDVTVSGEASAPLPIRQPNSGPYKKQAFPMISKRPEHLRMNL; this is translated from the exons ATGGACCATGGGGGAGTTGGACCATATGAAAT tgGCATGGAACATTGTGAAAAATTTGAAATCTCAGAAACTAGTGTGAACAAAGGGCCAGAAAAAATAAGACCAGAATGTTTTGAGTTACTTCGAGTACTTGGTAAAGGAGGCTATGGAAAG GTTTTCCAAGTACGAAAAGTAACAGGAGCAAATACTGGGAAAATATTTGCCATGAAGGTGCTTAAAAAG gCTATGATAGTAAGAAATGCAAAAGATACAGCTCATACAAAAGCAGAACGAAATATCCTCGAAGAAGTAAAGCATCCCTTCATTGTGGACTTAATTTATGCCTTTCAGACTGGTGGAAAACTCTACCTCATCCTGGAGTATCTCAGTG GAGGAGAATTATTTATGCAGTTAGAAAGAGAGGGAATATTTATGGAAGATACAGCTTG CTTTTACTTGGCAGAAATCTCCATGGCTTTGGGACATTTACATCAAAAAGGGATCATCTACAGAGACCTGAAGCCGGAAAATATCATGCTTAATCACCAAGGTGGAGATAACAGTAAACAATTCTATA gTCATGTGAAATTGACGGACTTTGGACTATGCAAAGAATCCATTCATGATGGAACAGTCACACACACGTTCTGTGGAACAATAGAATACAT ggCTCCTGAAATCTTGATGAGAAGTGGTCATAATCGTGCTGTGGATTGGTGGAGTTTGGGGGCATTAATGTATGACATGCTGACTGGAGCA ccTCCATTTACTGGGGAGAACAGAAAAAAGACAATTGACAAAATCCTAAAATGTAAACTTAATTTGCCTCCCTACCTCACACAAGAAGCCAGAGATCTGCTTAAAAAG ctGCTAAAAAGAAATGCTGCTTCACGTCTTGGAGCTGGTCCTGGTGATGCTGGAGAAGTTCAG GCTCATCCTTTCTTCAGACACATTAACTGGGAAGAACTTCTGGCTCGGAAGGTGGAGCCCCCTTTTAAACCTCTTTTG caatCTGAAGAGGATGTGAGCCAGTTTGATTCAAAGTTTACACGTCAGACACCTGTTGACAGCCCAGATGACTCAACTCTCAGTGAAAGTGCCAACCAGGTCTTTCTG GGTTTTACCTATGTGGCTCCATCTGTACTTGAAagtgtgaaagaaaaattttcatttgaacCAAAAATCCGATCACCTCGAAGATTCATTGGCAGCCCTCGGACACCTGTCAG CCCAGTCAAATTTTCTCCTGGGGATTTCTGGGGAAGAGGTGCTTCAGCCAGTGCAGCAACTACTCAGACACCTGTGGATTATCCCATGGAGACGAgtggaattgaacaaatggatgTGACGGTGAGTGGAGAGGCATCAGCACCACTTCCAATTCGACAGCCTAACTCTGGGCCATACAAAAAACAAGCTTTTCCTATGATTTCTAAACGGCCAGAACACTTGCGTATGAATCTATGA
- the RPS6KB1 gene encoding ribosomal protein S6 kinase beta-1 isoform X1 produces MRRRRRRDGFYPAPDFRDREAEAMAGVFDIDLDQPEDAGSEDELEEGGQLSESMDHGGVGPYEIGMEHCEKFEISETSVNKGPEKIRPECFELLRVLGKGGYGKVFQVRKVTGANTGKIFAMKVLKKAMIVRNAKDTAHTKAERNILEEVKHPFIVDLIYAFQTGGKLYLILEYLSGGELFMQLEREGIFMEDTACFYLAEISMALGHLHQKGIIYRDLKPENIMLNHQGGDNSKQFYSHVKLTDFGLCKESIHDGTVTHTFCGTIEYMAPEILMRSGHNRAVDWWSLGALMYDMLTGAPPFTGENRKKTIDKILKCKLNLPPYLTQEARDLLKKLLKRNAASRLGAGPGDAGEVQAHPFFRHINWEELLARKVEPPFKPLLQSEEDVSQFDSKFTRQTPVDSPDDSTLSESANQVFLGFTYVAPSVLESVKEKFSFEPKIRSPRRFIGSPRTPVSPVKFSPGDFWGRGASASAATTQTPVDYPMETSGIEQMDVTVSGEASAPLPIRQPNSGPYKKQAFPMISKRPEHLRMNL; encoded by the exons atgaggcggcggcggcggcgggacGGATTTTACCCAGCGCCAGACTTCAGAGACAGGGAAGCTGAGGCCATGGCAGGAGTTTTTGACATCGACCTGGACCAGCCGGAAGACGCAGGCTCTGAGGATGAGCTGGAGGAAGGG gGTCAGTTAAGTGAAAGCATGGACCATGGGGGAGTTGGACCATATGAAAT tgGCATGGAACATTGTGAAAAATTTGAAATCTCAGAAACTAGTGTGAACAAAGGGCCAGAAAAAATAAGACCAGAATGTTTTGAGTTACTTCGAGTACTTGGTAAAGGAGGCTATGGAAAG GTTTTCCAAGTACGAAAAGTAACAGGAGCAAATACTGGGAAAATATTTGCCATGAAGGTGCTTAAAAAG gCTATGATAGTAAGAAATGCAAAAGATACAGCTCATACAAAAGCAGAACGAAATATCCTCGAAGAAGTAAAGCATCCCTTCATTGTGGACTTAATTTATGCCTTTCAGACTGGTGGAAAACTCTACCTCATCCTGGAGTATCTCAGTG GAGGAGAATTATTTATGCAGTTAGAAAGAGAGGGAATATTTATGGAAGATACAGCTTG CTTTTACTTGGCAGAAATCTCCATGGCTTTGGGACATTTACATCAAAAAGGGATCATCTACAGAGACCTGAAGCCGGAAAATATCATGCTTAATCACCAAGGTGGAGATAACAGTAAACAATTCTATA gTCATGTGAAATTGACGGACTTTGGACTATGCAAAGAATCCATTCATGATGGAACAGTCACACACACGTTCTGTGGAACAATAGAATACAT ggCTCCTGAAATCTTGATGAGAAGTGGTCATAATCGTGCTGTGGATTGGTGGAGTTTGGGGGCATTAATGTATGACATGCTGACTGGAGCA ccTCCATTTACTGGGGAGAACAGAAAAAAGACAATTGACAAAATCCTAAAATGTAAACTTAATTTGCCTCCCTACCTCACACAAGAAGCCAGAGATCTGCTTAAAAAG ctGCTAAAAAGAAATGCTGCTTCACGTCTTGGAGCTGGTCCTGGTGATGCTGGAGAAGTTCAG GCTCATCCTTTCTTCAGACACATTAACTGGGAAGAACTTCTGGCTCGGAAGGTGGAGCCCCCTTTTAAACCTCTTTTG caatCTGAAGAGGATGTGAGCCAGTTTGATTCAAAGTTTACACGTCAGACACCTGTTGACAGCCCAGATGACTCAACTCTCAGTGAAAGTGCCAACCAGGTCTTTCTG GGTTTTACCTATGTGGCTCCATCTGTACTTGAAagtgtgaaagaaaaattttcatttgaacCAAAAATCCGATCACCTCGAAGATTCATTGGCAGCCCTCGGACACCTGTCAG CCCAGTCAAATTTTCTCCTGGGGATTTCTGGGGAAGAGGTGCTTCAGCCAGTGCAGCAACTACTCAGACACCTGTGGATTATCCCATGGAGACGAgtggaattgaacaaatggatgTGACGGTGAGTGGAGAGGCATCAGCACCACTTCCAATTCGACAGCCTAACTCTGGGCCATACAAAAAACAAGCTTTTCCTATGATTTCTAAACGGCCAGAACACTTGCGTATGAATCTATGA
- the RPS6KB1 gene encoding ribosomal protein S6 kinase beta-1 isoform X2: MRRRRRRDGFYPAPDFRDREAEAMAGVFDIDLDQPEDAGSEDELEEGGQLSESMDHGGVGPYEIGMEHCEKFEISETSVNKGPEKIRPECFELLRVLGKGGYGKVFQVRKVTGANTGKIFAMKVLKKAMIVRNAKDTAHTKAERNILEEVKHPFIVDLIYAFQTGGKLYLILEYLSGGELFMQLEREGIFMEDTACFYLAEISMALGHLHQKGIIYRDLKPENIMLNHQGHVKLTDFGLCKESIHDGTVTHTFCGTIEYMAPEILMRSGHNRAVDWWSLGALMYDMLTGAPPFTGENRKKTIDKILKCKLNLPPYLTQEARDLLKKLLKRNAASRLGAGPGDAGEVQAHPFFRHINWEELLARKVEPPFKPLLQSEEDVSQFDSKFTRQTPVDSPDDSTLSESANQVFLGFTYVAPSVLESVKEKFSFEPKIRSPRRFIGSPRTPVSPVKFSPGDFWGRGASASAATTQTPVDYPMETSGIEQMDVTVSGEASAPLPIRQPNSGPYKKQAFPMISKRPEHLRMNL; the protein is encoded by the exons atgaggcggcggcggcggcgggacGGATTTTACCCAGCGCCAGACTTCAGAGACAGGGAAGCTGAGGCCATGGCAGGAGTTTTTGACATCGACCTGGACCAGCCGGAAGACGCAGGCTCTGAGGATGAGCTGGAGGAAGGG gGTCAGTTAAGTGAAAGCATGGACCATGGGGGAGTTGGACCATATGAAAT tgGCATGGAACATTGTGAAAAATTTGAAATCTCAGAAACTAGTGTGAACAAAGGGCCAGAAAAAATAAGACCAGAATGTTTTGAGTTACTTCGAGTACTTGGTAAAGGAGGCTATGGAAAG GTTTTCCAAGTACGAAAAGTAACAGGAGCAAATACTGGGAAAATATTTGCCATGAAGGTGCTTAAAAAG gCTATGATAGTAAGAAATGCAAAAGATACAGCTCATACAAAAGCAGAACGAAATATCCTCGAAGAAGTAAAGCATCCCTTCATTGTGGACTTAATTTATGCCTTTCAGACTGGTGGAAAACTCTACCTCATCCTGGAGTATCTCAGTG GAGGAGAATTATTTATGCAGTTAGAAAGAGAGGGAATATTTATGGAAGATACAGCTTG CTTTTACTTGGCAGAAATCTCCATGGCTTTGGGACATTTACATCAAAAAGGGATCATCTACAGAGACCTGAAGCCGGAAAATATCATGCTTAATCACCAAG gTCATGTGAAATTGACGGACTTTGGACTATGCAAAGAATCCATTCATGATGGAACAGTCACACACACGTTCTGTGGAACAATAGAATACAT ggCTCCTGAAATCTTGATGAGAAGTGGTCATAATCGTGCTGTGGATTGGTGGAGTTTGGGGGCATTAATGTATGACATGCTGACTGGAGCA ccTCCATTTACTGGGGAGAACAGAAAAAAGACAATTGACAAAATCCTAAAATGTAAACTTAATTTGCCTCCCTACCTCACACAAGAAGCCAGAGATCTGCTTAAAAAG ctGCTAAAAAGAAATGCTGCTTCACGTCTTGGAGCTGGTCCTGGTGATGCTGGAGAAGTTCAG GCTCATCCTTTCTTCAGACACATTAACTGGGAAGAACTTCTGGCTCGGAAGGTGGAGCCCCCTTTTAAACCTCTTTTG caatCTGAAGAGGATGTGAGCCAGTTTGATTCAAAGTTTACACGTCAGACACCTGTTGACAGCCCAGATGACTCAACTCTCAGTGAAAGTGCCAACCAGGTCTTTCTG GGTTTTACCTATGTGGCTCCATCTGTACTTGAAagtgtgaaagaaaaattttcatttgaacCAAAAATCCGATCACCTCGAAGATTCATTGGCAGCCCTCGGACACCTGTCAG CCCAGTCAAATTTTCTCCTGGGGATTTCTGGGGAAGAGGTGCTTCAGCCAGTGCAGCAACTACTCAGACACCTGTGGATTATCCCATGGAGACGAgtggaattgaacaaatggatgTGACGGTGAGTGGAGAGGCATCAGCACCACTTCCAATTCGACAGCCTAACTCTGGGCCATACAAAAAACAAGCTTTTCCTATGATTTCTAAACGGCCAGAACACTTGCGTATGAATCTATGA